From the Funiculus sociatus GB2-C1 genome, one window contains:
- a CDS encoding sensor histidine kinase yields MSNQASDRLQQNVERIMHLWEKRARDEVKASMHQDSLVLQNSLPLYLNQLVDELSNRIDRTPAQIASDVVESMRIGKKHGHERAGYADYSMSQLIFEYHILRQVIFQVLEEEAPLGVRERDIIVGSIEQAVNDAATQFSETLRDIQELFMVTLTHDLRGPLNVVKMGTQLTLRRLERGDTHVDVAVRMINAVNRLDSMIQNLLDASRLRTGQSLKIAFEECDLESLMQEVVEDLSFAYGERFVVVCDSAIRSYCSRKEIRRVIENLAINAVKYGASGTPITLTLEQTETQISLTIHNEGDPIALDAQSILFQQFRRTISAEEQTGWGLGLFLVKSITEAHQGTIEVESAEGKGTSFIIKLPKVPDQVA; encoded by the coding sequence ATGTCTAATCAAGCTTCTGACCGTCTTCAGCAAAATGTTGAAAGAATTATGCATCTGTGGGAGAAGCGGGCGCGTGATGAAGTTAAAGCATCAATGCATCAGGATTCTCTTGTCTTACAAAATTCGCTACCTCTGTACTTAAACCAACTGGTAGATGAACTCTCAAACAGAATTGACCGGACACCTGCCCAAATCGCATCTGACGTGGTGGAAAGCATGCGAATTGGCAAGAAGCATGGGCATGAACGGGCGGGCTATGCTGACTACTCCATGAGTCAACTCATTTTCGAGTACCACATCCTCCGTCAAGTCATCTTTCAAGTTTTAGAGGAAGAAGCGCCTTTAGGAGTGAGGGAACGAGACATCATTGTCGGCTCCATTGAGCAAGCCGTTAATGACGCTGCCACTCAATTCTCCGAGACGCTGCGAGATATTCAAGAGCTATTTATGGTGACGCTAACTCACGACCTCAGAGGTCCCCTTAATGTTGTAAAAATGGGAACTCAACTGACTCTGCGTCGGCTGGAACGAGGAGATACCCACGTGGATGTAGCGGTGAGGATGATCAATGCGGTCAATCGGCTGGATTCGATGATTCAAAATCTGCTCGATGCAAGTCGGCTGCGGACAGGGCAGAGCTTAAAGATTGCATTTGAAGAATGCGATTTAGAGAGCCTGATGCAGGAGGTAGTGGAGGATTTGAGCTTCGCTTATGGAGAGCGATTTGTTGTAGTTTGTGATTCTGCTATCAGGAGTTATTGCAGTCGGAAAGAAATACGGCGGGTGATTGAAAACTTAGCAATTAACGCTGTGAAATATGGTGCGTCTGGCACGCCGATTACACTCACGCTTGAGCAAACTGAAACGCAGATCAGCCTTACTATCCATAATGAAGGCGATCCAATTGCCCTAGACGCTCAATCAATCCTATTTCAACAATTTCGTCGAACTATCTCTGCTGAGGAGCAAACGGGATGGGGACTAGGATTATTTTTGGTAAAGAGTATTACTGAAGCCCATCAAGGGACGATTGAGGTTGAAAGCGCTGAAGGCAAGGGAACAAGCTTTATCATCAAGTTACCCAAAGTTCCCGATCAGGTGGCATAG
- a CDS encoding sodium-dependent bicarbonate transport family permease — MDTSLIVSNILNPPILFFFLGMLAVFVKSDLEIPAPFPKLLSLYLLFSIGFKGGVELIKSGLTQEVIFTMLAAILMACAVPIYTFFILKLRLDTYDAAAIAATYGSISAVTFITAGAFLTELGIDYDGYMVAALALMESPAIIVGLILVNLFTPSQGDRDFSWPEVLQEAFLNSSVFLLVGSLIIGVLTGERGWHTLEPFTQGLFYGILTFFLLDMGLVAAKRIKDLQKTGVFLISFAILIPILNAGIGILIAKFIGMPKGDALLFAVLCASASYIAVPAAMRLTVPEANPSLYVSTALAVTFPFNIIVGIPVYLYGIEMLWR; from the coding sequence ATGGATACAAGCCTGATCGTTTCTAATATCCTAAATCCACCAATCCTATTCTTCTTTCTAGGTATGCTGGCAGTTTTTGTTAAATCGGATCTGGAAATTCCGGCTCCTTTCCCAAAGTTACTGTCACTTTATCTACTATTTTCCATTGGCTTTAAGGGAGGAGTGGAACTGATCAAAAGCGGCTTAACCCAGGAAGTGATATTCACCATGCTGGCAGCCATATTGATGGCGTGTGCTGTCCCGATCTATACCTTTTTTATCCTGAAGCTGAGGCTAGATACCTATGATGCAGCAGCGATCGCTGCGACTTATGGCTCCATCAGTGCCGTAACTTTCATCACGGCAGGAGCTTTTTTGACCGAGTTGGGGATTGATTATGATGGTTATATGGTTGCAGCGCTAGCGCTTATGGAATCTCCGGCTATCATCGTCGGGCTGATTCTGGTCAATCTATTCACACCCAGCCAGGGAGATCGGGACTTTTCCTGGCCCGAAGTGTTGCAAGAAGCCTTCCTGAATAGCTCCGTATTTCTGCTGGTTGGTAGCCTGATCATCGGAGTCCTAACTGGAGAACGCGGTTGGCACACTTTGGAACCCTTTACTCAGGGATTGTTCTACGGTATCTTGACCTTCTTTTTGCTCGACATGGGGTTGGTTGCGGCTAAAAGGATTAAGGACTTGCAAAAAACGGGCGTTTTTCTCATTTCTTTTGCAATACTAATCCCAATCCTCAATGCAGGCATTGGAATTTTGATTGCAAAATTCATCGGAATGCCCAAGGGAGACGCACTCTTATTTGCGGTGCTTTGTGCGAGTGCTTCTTATATTGCTGTTCCCGCCGCTATGCGTTTAACGGTTCCTGAAGCGAACCCTAGCTTGTACGTTTCTACCGCGCTAGCTGTAACGTTTCCTTTCAACATCATTGTGGGAATTCCTGTATATCTGTACGGAATTGAGATGCTTTGGAGATAA
- a CDS encoding glycoside hydrolase family 43 protein, producing the protein MSQFEPKPEEFPSKRTYTNPVYNGYFADPFVWEHQGVYYAIGTGAAEAEGEVDEIGKRRVFPLLRSEDFVNWEFAGNALLRPDPALGDNYWAPEVAYCDRKFYLYYSVGHEDKRHQLRVATSDRPLGPYQDIGEPLIDPESCSFAIDPHAFRDDDGQWYLFYARDFLDTEGGVRAGTALMVDRLIGMTKLAGEGKVVLRARSDWQRFLSNRLMYGDRYDWHTLEGPSVRKHGDRYYCFYSGGRWETENYGVDYGVADSVMGPYSDAGNEAGPRVLKTVVDRVLGPGHNSIVVGPDGKTDYIAYHAWDTGRSARRMCLDKLIWTADGPRCEGPTWTSQTI; encoded by the coding sequence ATGTCTCAATTTGAGCCGAAACCTGAAGAATTTCCTAGCAAACGCACCTACACTAATCCGGTGTACAACGGCTATTTTGCCGATCCGTTTGTTTGGGAACACCAGGGGGTATATTACGCAATCGGCACGGGTGCAGCAGAAGCAGAGGGAGAGGTGGACGAAATCGGCAAACGGCGCGTCTTCCCCCTCCTGCGCTCTGAGGACTTTGTAAACTGGGAGTTTGCGGGTAATGCACTACTGCGCCCAGATCCTGCTCTCGGAGATAACTATTGGGCACCGGAAGTTGCTTACTGCGATCGCAAGTTCTATCTCTACTACTCTGTAGGACATGAAGACAAGCGGCATCAGTTACGGGTTGCAACGAGCGATCGCCCCTTGGGGCCTTATCAAGACATCGGTGAACCCCTCATAGACCCTGAATCATGCTCTTTCGCCATCGATCCTCATGCCTTTCGGGATGACGATGGTCAGTGGTATCTCTTCTACGCCCGCGATTTCTTGGATACAGAAGGAGGAGTAAGGGCTGGAACGGCGCTGATGGTAGACCGATTGATAGGAATGACAAAACTGGCTGGAGAGGGGAAAGTTGTTTTACGCGCCCGCTCTGACTGGCAGCGGTTTCTATCGAACCGTTTGATGTACGGCGATCGCTATGATTGGCATACCCTAGAAGGCCCTAGTGTCCGCAAACATGGCGATCGCTACTACTGCTTTTACAGCGGCGGGCGCTGGGAAACGGAAAACTACGGGGTCGATTATGGCGTTGCAGATAGCGTCATGGGTCCCTACTCGGATGCAGGAAATGAAGCGGGTCCCCGCGTATTGAAAACTGTTGTCGATCGAGTTCTCGGCCCCGGTCATAACTCGATTGTTGTCGGTCCCGATGGTAAGACTGATTACATCGCTTACCATGCTTGGGACACGGGCAGGTCAGCGCGGCGAATGTGTTTAGATAAATTGATTTGGACGGCAGATGGCCCACGTTGCGAGGGTCCGACCTGGACATCGCAAACTATATAA
- a CDS encoding phytanoyl-CoA dioxygenase family protein — MIQTTDTAKFTTTDLNRFAEELNRDGICVIRGLFDRRLVEEWADAFNELFQKRQNQPGGLAPREKSRYYLTFPWVSPFANVDVFANPVILGILDRVFYQEYKLVQLAADIPLQGSDYQEIHRDFRPLFSDQIVTPLYALAVNFPLVEVTADNGPFQMARGTHVMPREEGLVKIAAGEIPIESFYMQPGDVMIRSPLALHRGSPNRTNTPRPMVVMGYVMHWLHTTKVDLTVQRDYYESLPEQVRELLRCQVVEQLPENKVETYVNFKY, encoded by the coding sequence ATGATTCAAACTACAGATACAGCTAAGTTTACGACGACTGACCTAAATCGCTTTGCTGAAGAACTCAATCGAGATGGAATCTGTGTGATTCGGGGTTTATTTGATAGAAGATTGGTCGAAGAGTGGGCAGATGCTTTTAATGAATTGTTCCAAAAGCGCCAAAACCAACCGGGAGGTCTGGCACCTCGCGAAAAATCCCGTTACTATCTAACTTTCCCTTGGGTTTCTCCTTTTGCCAATGTGGATGTATTTGCGAATCCGGTAATTTTGGGGATTCTCGATCGGGTATTTTACCAAGAGTATAAATTGGTTCAGTTGGCGGCTGATATTCCTCTCCAAGGTTCGGATTACCAGGAAATTCACCGGGACTTTCGCCCACTTTTCTCAGATCAGATAGTAACGCCACTCTACGCGCTGGCGGTTAACTTTCCGCTGGTAGAAGTAACCGCGGACAATGGGCCGTTTCAAATGGCGCGGGGTACTCATGTCATGCCGCGTGAGGAAGGATTAGTAAAAATCGCTGCTGGCGAAATTCCCATAGAGTCTTTCTATATGCAGCCGGGTGATGTGATGATTCGCTCGCCGCTGGCGCTGCATCGAGGTTCACCAAACCGGACAAACACACCGAGACCGATGGTTGTGATGGGCTATGTGATGCATTGGCTGCACACCACGAAAGTAGACTTGACTGTGCAACGGGACTATTATGAAAGTCTGCCAGAGCAAGTAAGGGAATTACTGCGGTGCCAAGTGGTAGAGCAGTTGCCAGAAAACAAAGTTGAAACCTACGTGAATTTCAAGTATTAG
- a CDS encoding P-II family nitrogen regulator: protein MHSVKRIEIIANSVELGKILDSLKKSGVTGHLVIRNVAGQGLRGGSEDLDMTMLDNVYVIAFCAPEKLKGAVEIIRPILNKFGGSCYISDAMEIRSTRCVASL from the coding sequence ATGCATTCAGTTAAACGAATAGAAATCATCGCAAATTCAGTTGAACTTGGCAAAATTTTAGACAGCTTAAAAAAATCAGGTGTGACGGGGCACCTAGTCATCCGAAATGTTGCTGGGCAAGGGCTTAGAGGCGGTTCTGAAGATTTAGACATGACGATGCTGGATAATGTCTATGTCATCGCATTTTGTGCGCCAGAAAAACTTAAAGGTGCTGTGGAAATTATTCGACCAATCCTTAACAAGTTCGGAGGCAGTTGTTACATTTCTGATGCGATGGAAATTCGCTCGACAAGATGCGTTGCGTCGCTGTAA